The Nitrospinota bacterium region CTTGGAAAGTTTTTTCTCCGTGCGACAAAGCAGAATATCCGGCTGAATACCGATCTCGCGCAATTTTTGCACGCTGTGCTGGGTGGGTTTGGTTTTGAGTTCGCCTGCGGTTTTGATGTAAGGAACCAGGGTGAGATGAATGTACAGGACATTCTTTGACTTCATGTCAAATTTGAACTGGCGAATGGCTTCAAGAAAAGGCAGACTTTCTATATCCCCAGCCGTTCCTCCGATCTCACATAAGACAACATCGACATTGTGTCCGACTTTAAGGATATGACGCTTGATTTCATCGGTAATATGAGGAATGACCTGCACAGTGGACCCCAGGTATTCTCCCTTGCGTTCCTTTTGAATCACGTCATTGTAGATCCGCCCGGTCGTCACGTTATTGTCGCGCCGCATCTGGGCGTGAGTGAACCGCTCATAGTGGCCAAGGTCCAGATCGGTTTCCGCGCCGTCATCCGTAACGTAAACTTCCCCATGCTGGAACGGGTTCATGGTCCCGGCATCGACATTGATATAGGGGTCGAGTTTGAGAATGGTGATTTTTAATCCGCAACATTCCAGAAGGCTTCCTATCGAGGCGGCGGCGATGCCTTTTCCCAGTGACGAAAGCACACCACCGGTGACAAATATATATTTTACGTTTTTGCCTTTAGATCTTTTTTTCAATTAGGCACCTGATAAAGTCCCAAAACCAATTAATAAGACGTTTGACTCAACAATTTTTCGACCTCAGCCAAATCTTCCTTTCGGTCCACTCCTATCGAATCTTTTTCGGTTTCCATCACCCGAATGGGGGTTCCGTTTTCCAGAATTCGCAACTGCTCCAGCTTTTCTATCATTTCCAATTGGGAAACCGGCAAACGCGAAAACTCCATGAGAAAAGGTTTCCGGTAAGCGTAAAGGCCTATATGTTTATACGCCGTCATTCCCTTACTCTTGGGCCAGATACCCTCCCCCGCCTTTAAATCCTGTGTCCATCCGTCCCGATCAAAAGGAATAGGCGCTCGTGAAAAATAAAGTGCATTCCCTCGATGATCCACCACCACCTTGCAAATATTGGGATCAATGATTTGCTCGACTTCGTGAATCCTGATCTTCAATGTAGAAACTTTGAGGGAAGGGTCCTTTAATAAGGGAGAAACAATGAAATCAATATTTTCCGGGGGAATCAAAGGCTCATCCCCCTGCACATTGACGACAATCTCGCAATAGCGGGTCTGCGCCACCTCGGCCACCCGGTCCGTTCCCGATGCATGGTCCCTGGAAGTCATAACGGCGGTTCCGCCAAAATTCTTGACCGCTTCCAAGATACGGTCGTCGTCCGTTGCCACGATCACCTCCGACACAGAACGAGCTTTGCTGGCTTGTTCCACCACCCACTGGATCATAGGTTTGCCGCGTATGATTGCCAGTGGCTTTCCAGGAAAACGAGATGAAGCCCAACGCGCCGGAATGACGGCGAGGACTTTTGGCTTAGTAGGCATGCCTATTTATAAAACCTTTCCACAGGGTCATGAACAGAATTTTGAGGTCAAAAAGCAACGACCAGTTCTTGATATAGTACAAATCGCACTCAATTCGTTTCTGTAACGACGTATTGCCGCGCCATCCGTTCACCTGGGCCCAGCCGGTCAAGCCCGCTTTCATCTTTAAACGTAACATATAATGAGGAATCGATTGTTTGAAATCTTCAATAAAAACCGGCCTCTCAGGGCGCGGACCCACCAGACTCATCTCTCCGCTCAAAACATTAAATAGTTGCGGCAGTTCATCGAGACTGGTTTTTCGCAAAAAAGTACCGATCCATGTTCTGCGCTCATCGTTTTCCTTGGCCCAAACCGGGCCTGTGGATTTTTCCGCTTCCTGTTTCATCGACCGAAATTTGAGCATCCAGAAAACCCGCTGGTCCAACCCCATCCTCTCTTGCCGATAAAATACAGGCCCGCTAGATCCCATTTTGACCAACGCCGCGATCAACAACATGAGAGGGGCAGAAATAATCAGGGCCAGACTCGACAAAATAATATCGGAAGTTCGCTTGATCACAACATTCCAACCGTGAAGAGGAGACTCCGCCAGATTCACAATGGGCAACCCGTCAAACTCCTCCACGCCAGAGTGAATATTCATGTACTTTAAGAGGTCGGGAACCACTTTGACATCGACCGTCTCCTCCCCTAAATACTTCAAGACCTGCTCCAATCTATCATGGGCCTTCAGCGGCAGGGCAATAAACAATTGGTCCACCTCGTGTTCGCGGATCACTTTGGAGACTTCGGGGTATTCGCCCAAAACCGGGTGTCCCTGGAAGCTGCTACCGATTTTCCCTGCATGTCCAGTCAAATAGCCTACGACCTGAAATCCTATCTCAGGATGCAGGTTCAACTTTTCGGCAACCGTTTGCCCCAGCTCTCCAGCCCCGACAATCAATACCTTTTGTAAATTCCATCCCCGGCCACGGACCAGTGAAAGAATTTTCCTGACCAGCCAATGAGAAATGACCATAAACAAAGTGGCCAAAACCCAAAAATAAACAACCACAACCCGTGAATAACTGAACTCCCGGTAAAAAAATGTGATGGCCGTCAGTATCAAAACGGAAATGGAGGTGACTTTTAGAATAGGAAAAATTTCACCCGCACCCGACTTACCCCGCAAGGGCTGGTAAAGATCGCAAATTTTAATATTGATCAGGAAAACGATCCAGATTGGAATCAGGGCGTCAAAATAATTTCCTACCGGAGGAATCCCCTGCGTCACTGGAATGAACGGAACCTGGAACCGGATGAAATACGCCAGTAACCAGGAAGAGAAGATAGCTAGACTGTCGGAAATAAAAATTGCGGAAAGGAAAAGTTGGCCGTGCTTTTTCAGCATTGATGTTTTCGATACCGGTTTTCAATAAAGCGCTGAATGCGATCAGAAAAAATATTTAAATCAAACTGAAATGCATGGTTTCTAATCAATTCGGGTTCATGAGGGTTCCCAATCACACTAAAATACCAACTGAAAAACGGGGATTTTGCGGCATTGGTTAATCAAGAACAGGCCTATGGGATAATTCTTTTCCACCTGTTTCTAGTAATCGGAAGAGGATAGCTTAAATTATTAAAACCTTCAACCGACAAATCTAACCATTTTCAAGATGAAGGTGGGGAGTCAATGCAGTAAAACGCCCATTTATCGTAGCCTAAAATTCCCAGTCCTGAGGTCTCTTAGCAAGTCCCAACTTCCAGGCAACCGCTTGGGCAACTCTCTGACTGGCAAACCCATCCCCATAAGGGTTTTTACCGTTTCGCATTTTGGCCCGCTCACTGGGGTTTTTGAGGAGAAAGTCAACAATTTGAAAAATCTTTTCTGGCTCCGTTCCCGCCAGTTTAATGTTCCCCGCTTCCACCCCCTCAGGTCGTTCGGTACAATTCCGCACAACCACCACGGGAACCTGCAACGTTGTTGCTTCCTCCTGCAAACCTCCAGAGTCAGTCACGATCAATTCACTACGTGCCAATAAAGATGCCATGGCTGAATATTCCAAGGGTTCCGTCAATTTGAAATTTGGGACCAACTCAAGGATAGGCCACACCTGCTCCCTCACGATGGGATTCTTATGCACAGGAAAAATGAAGGTGAATTCGGGATGACACCCCGCTACCTTTGCCAGAATTCTGGCAATATCACCGAGGCGAGACCAGTTCTCCCGTCGATGAAGAGTCACCGTCACATAAGGCGTATCAGGCAGGTCCAAAGAAAGCTGGCCAAACTCCCTGGCATAGAGCACAGCATCAACACCTGTCTGTCCAGTGACAACAACCCCTTCAGGGGATTTTCCCTCTCGAATTAAATTCGATTTAGCAAGTGCGGTTGGGGCCAAATCAAGTTCCGTAAGAATATCGGTTAGGCGTCGGTTGGCTTCTTCAGGGAATGGCTCCTGCAAATTGAAGCTACGCAGTCCTGCCTCAACGTGGCCAATGGGGATTTGAGCTAGAAATGCCGCCCAGGCCACAGCAAACGTTGTCATCGTGTCGCCATGAACCAGAACATAATCCGCCTTCAGAGTTTCAAAAATTTTTGCAGCTCGAGGAAGAACACGGGCAGCCAGATCAGTGAGTGATTGCCGGTCGGTCATAACTTCCAGATCAGCGGCAATCGGAATCTTAAATATGGAAAGAGCCTGGTGCAGCTGCTCCTGATGTTGGCCTGTAAGGAAAACCACTGGCTCAAGACCTGCAATTTCCTTTAATGCGAAATAAACAGGTGCCATTTTAATGGCCTCTGGCCGAGTTCCAAAAGCCAGGATCACATTTTTCATGAGTTTATTGCCTGTCTTTCATGCAGGGTTTCCCTCAAAACGGTTTCAGTAGTTTTGGCAATGGCAGACCAATCGTATTGCCTCCTGACCATATTTAACGCCTCCATCGCTACGTCAGTCCGTCCAGGCTCATTAGATATTCTGTGAACTGCTTGAGCCAACTCATCAGGCTGGCCAGGATTAACTAAAAATCCCGTTTTACCCTCTTCAATGATTTCCGGCATTCCCCCCACATTTGTGCTGAGTACTGGGGTTCCGCAAGCCATAGCTTCTAATGCCGCCAAGCTCACCGCTTCCATCAGAGATGGAATAATGACCAAATCAGCCGATTGATAATAGGGTATCGTCTCGCCAACTTTTAACTCCCCCAGTCTGACCACCTGTATTTTTAGATCGTTAAGTTCTGAATTAATTTTTTCAGTATACAAAGGGAACTGGGTATCATTACCCGCGAAAGCAAAAATTAGTTTTGATTTTAATTCATCAACCTGATCCAACTGGCGAATTGCCTTAGCAAGAAAAATAATTCCCTTGGTCGGAGCCCATCGTCTCGGACATAAAATCACAAACCGGTCAGTCATTCCATATAGCTGCTTTCTTTTCTCAATGCGTTTTTCCAAACTCAAAGGGAAAAAGAGGCTTGTATCCACACCATTATGAATTGTATAAGCATTTCTGACAAAATCCGGTGTCAACTCTTTACTGGGACCGATCACCGCATTATAGTGCTTCAACGCCCA contains the following coding sequences:
- the kdsB gene encoding 3-deoxy-manno-octulosonate cytidylyltransferase, whose amino-acid sequence is MPTKPKVLAVIPARWASSRFPGKPLAIIRGKPMIQWVVEQASKARSVSEVIVATDDDRILEAVKNFGGTAVMTSRDHASGTDRVAEVAQTRYCEIVVNVQGDEPLIPPENIDFIVSPLLKDPSLKVSTLKIRIHEVEQIIDPNICKVVVDHRGNALYFSRAPIPFDRDGWTQDLKAGEGIWPKSKGMTAYKHIGLYAYRKPFLMEFSRLPVSQLEMIEKLEQLRILENGTPIRVMETEKDSIGVDRKEDLAEVEKLLSQTSY
- a CDS encoding undecaprenyl-phosphate glucose phosphotransferase, whose amino-acid sequence is MLKKHGQLFLSAIFISDSLAIFSSWLLAYFIRFQVPFIPVTQGIPPVGNYFDALIPIWIVFLINIKICDLYQPLRGKSGAGEIFPILKVTSISVLILTAITFFYREFSYSRVVVVYFWVLATLFMVISHWLVRKILSLVRGRGWNLQKVLIVGAGELGQTVAEKLNLHPEIGFQVVGYLTGHAGKIGSSFQGHPVLGEYPEVSKVIREHEVDQLFIALPLKAHDRLEQVLKYLGEETVDVKVVPDLLKYMNIHSGVEEFDGLPIVNLAESPLHGWNVVIKRTSDIILSSLALIISAPLMLLIAALVKMGSSGPVFYRQERMGLDQRVFWMLKFRSMKQEAEKSTGPVWAKENDERRTWIGTFLRKTSLDELPQLFNVLSGEMSLVGPRPERPVFIEDFKQSIPHYMLRLKMKAGLTGWAQVNGWRGNTSLQKRIECDLYYIKNWSLLFDLKILFMTLWKGFINRHAY
- the wecB gene encoding UDP-N-acetylglucosamine 2-epimerase (non-hydrolyzing) gives rise to the protein MKNVILAFGTRPEAIKMAPVYFALKEIAGLEPVVFLTGQHQEQLHQALSIFKIPIAADLEVMTDRQSLTDLAARVLPRAAKIFETLKADYVLVHGDTMTTFAVAWAAFLAQIPIGHVEAGLRSFNLQEPFPEEANRRLTDILTELDLAPTALAKSNLIREGKSPEGVVVTGQTGVDAVLYAREFGQLSLDLPDTPYVTVTLHRRENWSRLGDIARILAKVAGCHPEFTFIFPVHKNPIVREQVWPILELVPNFKLTEPLEYSAMASLLARSELIVTDSGGLQEEATTLQVPVVVVRNCTERPEGVEAGNIKLAGTEPEKIFQIVDFLLKNPSERAKMRNGKNPYGDGFASQRVAQAVAWKLGLAKRPQDWEF
- a CDS encoding glycosyltransferase family 4 protein, with amino-acid sequence MKIAILSVNLFDDANGGVENHILFLSKEFIQLGHEILLFKPVWEDQYKEAERKWDEKLTIAYVNLGKRPYDFRRWTSLGKSGYLAGFLGKVAYMIAAGEIARAIASWKPELVWQHDFSSGWLATRKLSRRFPIVLTNHRGEYLVFKRHALGRLLLRWALKHYNAVIGPSKELTPDFVRNAYTIHNGVDTSLFFPLSLEKRIEKRKQLYGMTDRFVILCPRRWAPTKGIIFLAKAIRQLDQVDELKSKLIFAFAGNDTQFPLYTEKINSELNDLKIQVVRLGELKVGETIPYYQSADLVIIPSLMEAVSLAALEAMACGTPVLSTNVGGMPEIIEEGKTGFLVNPGQPDELAQAVHRISNEPGRTDVAMEALNMVRRQYDWSAIAKTTETVLRETLHERQAINS